Proteins co-encoded in one Setaria viridis chromosome 9, Setaria_viridis_v4.0, whole genome shotgun sequence genomic window:
- the LOC117837219 gene encoding WAT1-related protein At5g64700 isoform X2, translated as MGSSFKAEWGPAICMVLIELFTTGQMLLTKVVVDAGLFVFALLTYRFFIGTVLVVPLAIIFERGKLKELNLKAFIWIFTSALVGFTIPGLYYIGLGDTSPGYAINFYNIIPIATFILAVLFRKEPLNMKSLVGNIKVMGTIVCVGGTLVISLYKGKVLHLWPTNIIGYHTKHSGAAFGHHHMRGTILLIVSCLSLAVWYTVQAQMLKVFPYKYWSTVATCFVGCIQMAVVGVAMNREKATWQLKWNMSLLTIVYSAILNTAAKFVMISWVVTQRGPTYPSMFCAVSVLFTTVLDSLLLGHDLSVGSILGMIMILAGLYLFLLGKRKELAPGSEEKEKDQLQAQSEDKIKESGSNV; from the exons ATGGGTTCATCGTTCAAGGCGGAGTGGGGCCCGGCCATCTGCATGGTGCTGATCGAGCTGTTCACGACAGGGCAGATGCTGCTCACCAAGGTGGTCGTGGACGCGGGGCTCTTCGTCTTCGCCCTCCTCACCTACCGCTTCTTCATCGGCACCGTCCTTGTCGTCCCGCTTGCCATCATCTTCGAGAG AGGGAAGTTGAAGGAGCTTAATTTGAAGGCATTCATATGGATTTTCACAAGTGCACTTGTGGG GTTCACAATTCCTGGTCTTTACTACATTGGCCTTGGAGATACATCGCCTGGATACGCGATCAATTTTTATAACATCATCCCAATAGCGACATTCATCCTTGCGGTTCTTTTCAG GAAGGAGCCTTTGAACATGAAGAGCCTGGTAGGAAACATCAAGGTGATGGGAACCATTGTTTGTGTTGGGGGAACGCTCGTGATTAGCCTGTACAAAGGCAAAGTGCTACATCTGTGGCCTACCAACATTATCGGGTACCACACCAAGCATTCAGGAGCTGCATTTGGGCACCACCATATGCGTGGAACCATTTTGCTCATTGTCAGCTGCTTGAGCCTGGCAGTCTGGTACACAGTGCAG GCCCAGATGTTGAAAGTGTTCCCTTACAAGTACTGGTCCACGGTCGCCACATGCTTCGTGGGCTGCATCCAAATGGCTGTTGTAGGGGTCGCAATGAACAGAGAAAAGGCAACTTGGCAGCTGAAATGGAACATGAGCCTCCTCACAATCGTGTACTCG GCAATACTGAACACTGCTGCAAAATTCGTGATGATTTCATGGGTTGTCACGCAGCGAGGCCCAACCTACCCGTCGATGTTTTGCGCAGTATCTGTCTTATTCACCACTGTCCTTGACTCGCTGCTTCTCGGCCATGATTTGTCTGTTGGAAG TATTCTTGGCATGATCATGATCCTTGCTGGGCTCTACCTGTTCCTCTTGGGAAAGAGAAAAGAATTGGCGCCTGGgagtgaagaaaaagaaaaggatcaaCTGCAAGCTCAGAGTGAAGAtaaaatcaaagaatcaggatCGAACGTATGA
- the LOC117837219 gene encoding WAT1-related protein At3g30340 isoform X1: MLHRMLYIFSLRTATPLSCVLREMGRSTKEWWPASFMALIQVVTTGQMLFTKVVVDDGLSVCTLLTYRFFMGAILVIPLAMIFEKGKLKELNLKAFIWIFTSALVGFTIPGLYYIGLGDTSPGYAINFYNIIPIATFILAVLFRKEPLNMKSLVGNIKVMGTIVCVGGTLVISLYKGKVLHLWPTNIIGYHTKHSGAAFGHHHMRGTILLIVSCLSLAVWYTVQAQMLKVFPYKYWSTVATCFVGCIQMAVVGVAMNREKATWQLKWNMSLLTIVYSAILNTAAKFVMISWVVTQRGPTYPSMFCAVSVLFTTVLDSLLLGHDLSVGSILGMIMILAGLYLFLLGKRKELAPGSEEKEKDQLQAQSEDKIKESGSNV, translated from the exons ATGCTACACCGAATGCTTTATATATTCTCCTTAAGAACTGCTACTCCACTGTCCTGTGTGCTGAGAGAGATGGGGAGAAGCACGAAAGAATGGTGGCCAGCCTCGTTCATGGCGCTGATCCAAGTTGTCACCACCGGGCAGATGTTGTTCACCAAGGTGGTCGTCGACGATGGGTTGTCCGTCTGCACCCTCCTCACCTACCGGTTCTTCATGGGTGCCATCTTGGTCATCCCCTTAGCTATGATCTTTGAGAA AGGGAAGTTGAAGGAGCTTAATTTGAAGGCATTCATATGGATTTTCACAAGTGCACTTGTGGG GTTCACAATTCCTGGTCTTTACTACATTGGCCTTGGAGATACATCGCCTGGATACGCGATCAATTTTTATAACATCATCCCAATAGCGACATTCATCCTTGCGGTTCTTTTCAG GAAGGAGCCTTTGAACATGAAGAGCCTGGTAGGAAACATCAAGGTGATGGGAACCATTGTTTGTGTTGGGGGAACGCTCGTGATTAGCCTGTACAAAGGCAAAGTGCTACATCTGTGGCCTACCAACATTATCGGGTACCACACCAAGCATTCAGGAGCTGCATTTGGGCACCACCATATGCGTGGAACCATTTTGCTCATTGTCAGCTGCTTGAGCCTGGCAGTCTGGTACACAGTGCAG GCCCAGATGTTGAAAGTGTTCCCTTACAAGTACTGGTCCACGGTCGCCACATGCTTCGTGGGCTGCATCCAAATGGCTGTTGTAGGGGTCGCAATGAACAGAGAAAAGGCAACTTGGCAGCTGAAATGGAACATGAGCCTCCTCACAATCGTGTACTCG GCAATACTGAACACTGCTGCAAAATTCGTGATGATTTCATGGGTTGTCACGCAGCGAGGCCCAACCTACCCGTCGATGTTTTGCGCAGTATCTGTCTTATTCACCACTGTCCTTGACTCGCTGCTTCTCGGCCATGATTTGTCTGTTGGAAG TATTCTTGGCATGATCATGATCCTTGCTGGGCTCTACCTGTTCCTCTTGGGAAAGAGAAAAGAATTGGCGCCTGGgagtgaagaaaaagaaaaggatcaaCTGCAAGCTCAGAGTGAAGAtaaaatcaaagaatcaggatCGAACGTATGA